Genomic DNA from Catenulispora sp. GP43:
GCGCGGTGATGCACCACCACGTCACCTTCCGGCCCTCGCCCGACGGGCTGCGCGAGGACCGCCTGATCCGCGGGCTGCACCCCTACATCGCCCAGCGCATGCAGATCGAGCGGCTCAGCGAGTTCGACCTGACCCGGCTGCCCTCCTCCGACGAGGACGTCCAGCTGTTCCAGTGCGCCGCCAAGCAGAACCCGGCCGACGGCCGTCTCATCGCCTTCACCCAGGTCCGCGACCTGACCGAGCTACGGGAGGACGACGGCCGCCTGGTCGCGCTGCCGACCGCCGAGAACGCCGTCGCCGCCTGCCTGGACTCGATCCGCGCCGCGCGCTCGCGGTCGTCGGCGGGGCAGCGCGCCGACACGAACCGGATCGTGGTCTACGTCTGGCCGCCGATCAACCTCACCCGCGCCGAACTCGACGCCATCTTCGCCCGGGTCCGGCCGACCACCGACGGCGCCGGGCTGGAGGAGATCCTGTTCATCGGCCGCACCGGCGACCCGGCCGCCGGCGGGCTGGAGAAGATGGCCGTGCGCGTCACCTTCGGCGCGGCCGGCGTGCGCGAACTGACGGTCGGGGCCCCGCCCGAGGAGCCGATCGCACCGATCGAGGGATACCGGCAGAAGGTCCTGCGCTCGGCCGCCCGCAACACGGTCTACCCCTACGAACTGACCGGCCTGCTCGGGGACTTCGCCGAACACGACCTCGACGACGCCCACCGGCTGGTCCCGGTCGACCGGGCGAAGGGTCTCAACCGGGCCGCGATCGTCGCGGGCGTGATCACCACCGCGACCGAGCGCTACCCCGAGGGCGTCACGCGGGTCCTTCTGCTCGGCGACCCCAGCAAGTCCTTGGGCGCTTTGTCAGAGCCCGAATGCCGACGCGTGATCGCCGCTATGGACCTCGCGGAGCAGATGCGGGTTCCTGTGGAGTGGTACGCGTTGTCCTCCGGTGCCCGCATCTCGATGCAGTCGGGTACGGAGAACATGGACTGGGTCGCGGCCGCGTTGAAGCGGATCGTGGAGTTCACCCAGGATGGCGGCGAGATCAATGTGGTGGTGAACGGCATCAATGTCGGCGCGCAGCCGTATTGGAACGCCGAGGCCACGATGCTGATGCACACGCGCGGTGTCCTGGTCATGACTCCGGACTCTGCGATGGTGCTGACCGGTAAGCAGGCGCTGGACTTCTCCGGTGGCGTCTCGGCCGAGGACAACTTCGGCATCGGCGGCTATGACCGGGTGATGGGACCGAACGGCCAGGCGCAGTACTGGGCCCCGAACCTGACCGCCGCGCGCGATGTCCTGATGGCGCACTACGACCACACCTACATCGCCCCCGGCGAATCCGCCCCGCGCCAGGCGTTCACGACCGACCCGACCGACCGCGACGTCTCCGACTTCCTGCACACGGTCGAGGGCAGCGACTTCAAGACCGTCGGCGACATCTTCTCCGCCTCGGCCAACCCCGAGCGCAAGAAGGCATTCGACATCAGGACCGTGATGCGTGCCCTGTCCGACCAGGACCACCCGGTCCTCGAACGCTGGGCCGGCATGGCGGATGCCGAGACCGCGGTGGTACAGGACGCCCACCTGGGAGGCCGCCCGGTGTGCCTGCTGGGCATCGAGTCCAAGCCGGTGCCCCGCCGCGGCTTCCCGCCCACCGACGGCCCCGACGCCTACACCGCCGGCACGCTGTTCCCGCGCTCGTCGAAGAAGGTGGCGCGCGCGATCAACTCGGCGAGCGGCAACCGTCCGCTGGTGGTGCTGGCGAACCTGTCAGGGTTCGACGGCTCCCCGGAGTCGATGCGCAAGCTCCAGCTGGAATACGGCGCCGAGATCGGGCGCGCGATCGTGAACTTCCAAGGCCCGATCGTGTTCTGCGTCATCTCGCGGTACCACGGCGGCGCGTTCGTGGTCTTCTCCAAGGCCCTCAACCCGACCATGACGGTCCTGGCCATCGAAGGCTCCTACGCTTCGGTGCTCGGCGGCGCCCCGGCAGCAGCTGTGGTCTTCTCCGGCGACGTCGCAGCCCGCACCGCCGCCGACACTCGCATCACCGAGCTGGAAGCGCGCACAGCGGCCGCCACCGGCACCGACCGCGCGGCCCTGACCGCCGAACTCGACGAGCTGCGCACCTCGGTCCGCGCCGAGAAGCTCGGCGAAGTGGCGGCGGAGTTCGACCGCATCCACGACATCCGCCGCGCGGTCGAGGTCGGCTCGGTGGACGCGGTGATCAAGGCGGCCGAGCTGCGGCCCGCGATCATCGGGGCGATCGAGGAGCGGCTGGCGGTGGGTGCCGGCGCCTGAGGTATGAGTATCGGCAGCATGGGCACCCGGATGCGTTCCGGGTGCCCATGCCGGCGATATAAGTGTTTACCCTCAGTTGTGCGCTCATTGCAGCATCGAGCGCTTGGTTCGCCATTGTCCCGATGCCGCAGCCACGGTTGAATGACCCCATGCTCACCATCCCCGCCGACATCCTGCACTCGATCCTCGCCCACGCGCGGGCCGAGCATCCTGACATGGCGTGCGGGCTGGTGGCCGGTCCGATCGACTCGGATCGTCCGGAGCGGTTCGTGCGGATGCGGAACGCGGAGGCGTCGACGAGCTTCTGGAGCTTCGACCCGGAGGAGCAACTGCGGACGTGGATTGAGATGGACCGGCGTGACGAGGAACCGGTCGTCATCTACTACTCGCAGAATTGCGCCGGCGCCACGTTGTCGGATACGAGTTTGCGGTTCGCAACCGAGGAGAATGTGCACTACCTCGTGGTTTCCACGTACGAGCAGGCCCGCGAGGAGTACCGCTCCTACCGGGTCCGGGACGGTGTGGCAGTAGGGGAGAAGATCGTCGTCGTCGACGGTGCGCCGGGCTGGCAGCGCCCGTCCTAGCGCTGCCCGCCGCGACCCGCTCGCCTCCAGCCCGCGCCGCGAGCCCTCAGCGCGTCACCACCTCCAGCACCGGCGCGGTCCCGCTCGCGCCATGGCTGGTGGCGAGTATGGTGGCCAGTCCAGCAGTACTCTGCGACATCGGCGTCTCGGTGTACATGTCGATCCTGGTGGTCGGCGTCGCGATGAACCTGGTCATCGGCGGCCAGGCCCGCGACATCGCCCTGCTGCGGGCCGTCGGCGCGACCCCGGCCCGGATCCGCCGCTCGGCCATGCTGCAGGCGGCGATCGTCTCGGTGCCGTCCTCGATCGCCGGGTATCTGCTGGGCACGGTCTTCGGCGCCGTCTGGGTTTCAGCACTGCGCCACGCGATCATGCCGTCGCGGGTCGTCTTCCACCCCGATGTCGCGGCCCTGCTCATCGTGGCCGGCATCGAGATCGGCACGTCGGTCCTGGGCGCGCTGGTCGCCGCGATCCGCCCCTCGCGGATCCGTCCGGCGGCATGCTCGTTCCCGCCGCGGTGCTCACCCGGCGCCGCGCGATCGCGGTGGTCGGTGCGACCGAATAGGGGCGGGACCGCGCCGCGATCGCGCGATCCCGCCCCGCCCTTCTCTCAGTGCCCGATCTGTGCCCGATCAGTGCCCGATCAGTGCCCGATCAGTGCCCGGTCAGGGCCGATCAGCAGCCGATCAGTCCTTCAACAGCACGAACTTCGCCGTGCTCGTCGCCCCCTTCTTGATCGTCACCGTCTTGACCTGCGGCTGGTACCCGTCCTTGGCGGCGATCACCGTCAGGGGGTTGTTCCGGTAGTCCAGCCACAGCGAGTAGTCGCCGTTGATGTCGGTGTGCAGGGTGTAGTGCGTGGCCCAGGTGTCGATCTGGACCGTGGCCCCGGCCAGCGGGACCGCCGCGCCGCTCGCGTCGGTGTAGGTCACCGATCCGGTGATCTTGCCCCAGGTCGTCGGGGGCTTCACCGTCATCGTCACCGGCACCGCGGTCAGCGGGTAGGGCGTGTCGGAGCTGAGCCCCAGGCTCGCCGTGTACGCCCCGGGCTGCGTGATCGAGGCGTCACCGGCGTCCACGGTGACCTGGAAGGTCCCCGAGGCGCCGGGCGCCAGGGTCAGCGTCGTGGCGCTCTCCGACAGCCACGGCACGTCGGTCGACGGGCCGGTGGTGTAGCCGGGCAGCACCTGCGTGGTCGCCACCGGCGGCGTCAGCGTTCCCTGGCCGCCGCCGACCGTGTAGAACCCCAGCGCGCCGGCGAAGCGGTAGGCGCTGATGTTGGAGTTCGGCAGCGCCGACCAGGCGTCGGCCGCCGGGTCGTAGGCCCAGGACTGGTTGGTCAGGCCGCCGGCCAGCACACCGCCGGTCACCAGCAGCTTGCCGTTGGCGCCGGTGCCGGCCGCGCCCCAGAACGCCGCCGGCGCGGACGCCGCCTTCGTCCAGGCCCCGGTTCCCGGGTCGTAGCTGTACGTGCTCTGGCTCGCCGCGGTCGCCGAGGTCCCGCCGGCGCAGACCAGCTTGCCCGCCAGGTTCGCGCAGGACAGCCACGCCGTGGACTCCGGGTACGCGGCCAGCTTGCTCCACGTCCCGGCCCCGGCGTCGAACGCGTACACGTCGGTGGTGCCGCAGGTGGAGGTGCAGCCGCCGACGACGTACAGCGTCGAGCCGATCACCGCGCTGCCGGAGCCGGCGTACGGCGTCGGGGCCGCCGGGCCCGTGCTCCACTGGTTCGCCGCCGGGTCGTAGACCTCCATCTTCGGGTCGGGGTTGCCGGAGGTGTCCCACCCGCCGACCACGTACAGCTTGCCGCCGATGAACCCGTGCGCCGGCGACTCGCGGGTGTCGGTCGCCGAGGCCAGCGTCGTCCACGCGCCCGAGACCGGATCGAAGGAGTACAGCTTGCTGGAGTCGTTGGCGCCGTCGAAGCCGAACCCGGAGTAGAGCTTGCCGCCGGCGAAGTCGGCGATGTTGTCCTGGATCAGCGTCGGGAAGTTCGCCAGCGGCTGCCAGTTGTCACCGGAGGTGGTCGCGGTCGGGTGCACGGCCGCCGCGCCGGGCTTCTTCGAGGCCACCAGCGCGCTGCCGGTGGTCACGTGGGCCGGCACGATCTGCGTCGGCGCCGCCGGGACGTCCTGCATCACGAACCCGCCGGGCTGCTCGCTGACGTTCAGCGTCGCCGGCGCGGTGCCGGTGTTCTTCACCGTGACCGTCTGGGTGGCGTTCCCGCCCCACGCCACGGTCTTGGACACCGATCCCGGCGTGACCGCCAGCCGCCCGGCCTTGAGGCTGAAGTCGGCCTCGACGACCTTGGACTTGGCGATCGCGGCCGTCGCGGTGCCCGCGGTGTAGTGGCCCTTGGCCGCGGTCAGCGGCACCGAGCCGGTGGTCGGCGAGAAGAACCAGTAGAACGCGCCCTTCATCGCCGGGTCCGCGGTGGCCGCGGAGGTCCCGCCGACGGTCGGCGCCGCGGTCTCCGACACGCTCACGCCGGCCAGCGGGCCCTTGGTGTTGGCGTCGGTGACCTGGCCGATCACCAGGCCGCCGGACACCGGGTCGCAGGTCGGCGTGCCGATCAGGACGTTGTCGACCTCCCAGTAGTAGGCCCAGGTGCCGGTGTAGTGGAACCGGACCTGCACCTGCGTCTTGCCCACCGCCTGCGGCAGCGGGACGCTCACCTTGGTGCCGGTGACGGCCGTGGTGCTCTGCGACCACACCGCCGACCAGGTCGCCCCGTTGTCCACGCTGACCTCGACGGTCGCCGTGGAGTTGCCGTAGGGCTTGTAGTACGTCGCGAAGTCCAGCTCCGGCGTAGCGACCCCGGACAGGTCGGCGACCGGAGAGGTCAGGTACGTGTCCTGCGAGTTGCCGGTGCCCAGGTGGTCGCTGTCGACGATCGCGAAGCCGCCGGCACCGGTGGTGAGGTTGCCGCGCTTGCCGGGGTCGTCGAACTCCCAGCCGCCGGAGGCGGTGTTGTCCGTGACGGTCCAGCCGGCCGGGGCCGTCGTCCCGTCGAACGTCTGGTACTGCCCGGTGTGGCCCACCTGGTAGCCGGCGGCCGTGCAGGTCGCGGGATCCACCTTCACCGAGATCGGCTGGGACACCGCCGAGACGCCCACCGTCACTGGTGTGTCCGTGGGCTGATACCCGGGGTAGGCGGCGGTCGTGTGCAGCTGGTAGGTCTTGTTCACCGGCAGCTGGATCGAGTACGCCCCGGTCTTCGGGTTCGTGTACACCGGGCCGCCCGGCATGCCGTCCACCGAGATCGTCGCGTACAGCGGCCATCCCTGGCCGGAGCCGTCGGTCACCTTGCCGGTCACCGCCACCCGGGCCACGGCCGCGAGCGTGAAGTTCTCCGCGACGGTGGCGCCGTCGGCGACCACCACGCCGTCCACCGACTGGTCGGCGTAGCCGAAGGCGCTGACGCCGATCGTGTAGGTGCCCGGGGTCACGGACAGCGAGTAGCTGCCGTCCGCGGCGGTCGTCGTGCTCGCCGTCCCGGCCGAGATCTCGGCGCCGGCGACCGGGTTCGTGCCGTCGGTGACCTTGCCGGAGACCAGGCCGTGCGGGCCGCTGCTGAACGCCGCCAGGCCGTTGGGCGTGCCCAGGCCGGTCGGGCCGTCGTAGCCGGGACCGGCGGTGCACAGGTACGACGGGGTGCAGGTGCTCGTCGAGCCCTGCGTCACGTCGTTGAGGGAGGACGGCTTGGCGTAGGGGTAGGCGTTGGGGTAGGTCCCGGCGCCCGGTGCGCCGGCGTCCGCGTAGACCCCGGAGATCAGCGGCGCGGAGACGCTGGTGCCGCCGTAGACCTGCCAGCCGGTGGCCTGGTAGGTGTCGTAGACCGACACCCCGGTGGCCGGGTCGGCGACCGCGGACACGTCCGCGACCGTGCGCATCGTGCAGCCGGTGTCCTTCTGGAAGCTCGGCTTCGGCTCGTACAGCGAGCAGCCGGAGCCCGGGCCGCCGTAGGAGTTCGACCACACCGACTCCGACCAGCCGCGCGCGCTGGTGTCCTTCACCAGCGAGGTGCCGCCGACGGAGGTGACGTACTGCGAGGCCGCCGGGTAGGCGACGCCGTAGGAGCCGTCGCCGGAGCTGGCGATCACCGCCACACCCGGGTGGTTGTAGTACGGGTCCATCGACGTGGCCTCGGACGGGTCCTCACCGCTGCCCGGGGTCGAGGTGTAGTTCGAGCCGTAGGAGTTGGACACGTAGCCGGCGCCCAGCGCCACGGCCTCGTCGACGCTCGCGCCGAGGTCGGTGAAGTTCGGGGTCGCGGCCTCGACCAGGATGATGTGCGCCCGCGGCGCGATCGCGCTGACCATGTCCAGGTCCAGCGAGATCTCCCCGGACCAGCCGGCGTCCGGGGTCGGGTAGCTGGTGCCGCCGGTCTGGTCGACCTTCTTGAAGCAGCCGTTGGCGGTGGTGCACGCCGGCAGGCCGAACTGCGTCCGGTACAGCCCCAGGTCGGCCTCGGCGTTCGGGTCGTCGTAGGCGTCGACGATGGCGACCGTCGCCCCGGCGCCGCCGTCGGCCGGCAGGTTGTAGGCGCTGAGCAGATCGGACGGGCCGAACCCGGCGGGCGCGGTGTTCGCGCGCACCAGGCCGGTGGCACCGGCTATGTCAGTGCGCTGCAACGCGAAGCAGGTGAAGGCGTCCTTGGTCGCCGGCGGGCAGACCGACCGCGCCTCGGGCTTGGCCCCGGTGAGGGTCGCGGGCTTGGCGGCGGGGGCCGGCGCTTTCGCCGGGTTCGCGCGGCCGACGTCCGCGGCGGCGCTGGTGACGCCGGTCGTTAACGCCAGTGCGGCGGCCAGGGCGAGCACCCTGCCCAGGCGTGAGGGATGGGGGATGTGCAACTTCGGCTCCTTGGGATGGCGGTGGCTGCCATGCCGCGGCGCCGCTCGGCACGGCGCCACGCTGCGCTGTGCCCTAGCAGAGGTGAGGATGTCCTGAGGTTTGGACGTCGCATTGTCAGGAGTCTGATCAGACTGTGAATTGGAGTGTGGCTGAAGGTAAAGGTTCTGTCCATACTCCAAATCGGAGATGTCCTCGGTTTTCGCGACCAGGCCGGGCAAATGCGCTTCAGTCGCTCAGAGGTTGACGGCCGGCCGGCGCGCGTTGAGGTTGTCCGGGCTTTCCTCAGCGTTTCGGCCAGAACCACAGCGGCGAGTCGAGCAGCCCCTGGCCGGGAAGCACGGTCTCGCCGTTCACCTTCTCCAGCTCGACCAGGTCCACATCGCGCCGCAGCCCCGCCGCGGCGCGCCCGATGGCCTCGATCAGGCCGGCGGAGTGCGAGACCACGATGATCTGGCTGCGCTCCGACCCCGCCGCGATGAGCGTGCCGAGCGGCCGCAGCAGGTCCGGGTGCAAGCTGGTCTCCGGCTCGTTCAGGACCATCAGGTCGGCGGGCCGCGGCGTCAGCAGCGCGGCGACCAGGAGCAGGTAGCGCAGCGTGCCGTCGGACAGCTCCGCCGCGCCGAGCGGCCGCAGCAGCCCGTGCTGCCACAGCTCGAGCGAGAACCGGCCGTCCGCCCCGACCCGGATCTGGAGCCGGCTGCCCGGGAACGCGCTGTCGATCGCCTCGGCCAGCTCCTCGCGCGGGCCGGTGGCGATGATGGTCTGGAGCGCGGCGGCCAGGTCGGCGCCGTCGTGCGCGAGCACCGGGGTCCGGGTGCCGACCTGCGGAGCCCGCGCCGGAGCGTCGGCGTCGGTACGGAAGTGGTCGTAGAACCGCCACGAGCGGATCCGGTCCCGCACCCGGAACAGTTCGGGGGCGGCCTCGGGGTCGGCGAACTCGCTGAGCATGCTGTCGAACGGCTGGATCGGATACGGCTTCGG
This window encodes:
- a CDS encoding Mov34/MPN/PAD-1 family protein, whose protein sequence is MLTIPADILHSILAHARAEHPDMACGLVAGPIDSDRPERFVRMRNAEASTSFWSFDPEEQLRTWIEMDRRDEEPVVIYYSQNCAGATLSDTSLRFATEENVHYLVVSTYEQAREEYRSYRVRDGVAVGEKIVVVDGAPGWQRPS
- a CDS encoding AAA family ATPase, producing MITTLAVENYRSLRDLCIPVGRLTVVTGANGSGKSSLYRAVRLLADVSRNGAVAALAREGGLRSTLWAGPEQGTKAGRRAQGTVRTAPVGLRLGFGGEEFGYAIDLGLPIPSGEPEAAKFDLDPAIKTEAVWSGPVLRPAASLIERHNDVVRIRGADGKWAPKPYPIQPFDSMLSEFADPEAAPELFRVRDRIRSWRFYDHFRTDADAPARAPQVGTRTPVLAHDGADLAAALQTIIATGPREELAEAIDSAFPGSRLQIRVGADGRFSLELWQHGLLRPLGAAELSDGTLRYLLLVAALLTPRPADLMVLNEPETSLHPDLLRPLGTLIAAGSERSQIIVVSHSAGLIEAIGRAAAGLRRDVDLVELEKVNGETVLPGQGLLDSPLWFWPKR
- a CDS encoding carboxypeptidase regulatory-like domain-containing protein, which translates into the protein MHIPHPSRLGRVLALAAALALTTGVTSAAADVGRANPAKAPAPAAKPATLTGAKPEARSVCPPATKDAFTCFALQRTDIAGATGLVRANTAPAGFGPSDLLSAYNLPADGGAGATVAIVDAYDDPNAEADLGLYRTQFGLPACTTANGCFKKVDQTGGTSYPTPDAGWSGEISLDLDMVSAIAPRAHIILVEAATPNFTDLGASVDEAVALGAGYVSNSYGSNYTSTPGSGEDPSEATSMDPYYNHPGVAVIASSGDGSYGVAYPAASQYVTSVGGTSLVKDTSARGWSESVWSNSYGGPGSGCSLYEPKPSFQKDTGCTMRTVADVSAVADPATGVSVYDTYQATGWQVYGGTSVSAPLISGVYADAGAPGAGTYPNAYPYAKPSSLNDVTQGSTSTCTPSYLCTAGPGYDGPTGLGTPNGLAAFSSGPHGLVSGKVTDGTNPVAGAEISAGTASTTTAADGSYSLSVTPGTYTIGVSAFGYADQSVDGVVVADGATVAENFTLAAVARVAVTGKVTDGSGQGWPLYATISVDGMPGGPVYTNPKTGAYSIQLPVNKTYQLHTTAAYPGYQPTDTPVTVGVSAVSQPISVKVDPATCTAAGYQVGHTGQYQTFDGTTAPAGWTVTDNTASGGWEFDDPGKRGNLTTGAGGFAIVDSDHLGTGNSQDTYLTSPVADLSGVATPELDFATYYKPYGNSTATVEVSVDNGATWSAVWSQSTTAVTGTKVSVPLPQAVGKTQVQVRFHYTGTWAYYWEVDNVLIGTPTCDPVSGGLVIGQVTDANTKGPLAGVSVSETAAPTVGGTSAATADPAMKGAFYWFFSPTTGSVPLTAAKGHYTAGTATAAIAKSKVVEADFSLKAGRLAVTPGSVSKTVAWGGNATQTVTVKNTGTAPATLNVSEQPGGFVMQDVPAAPTQIVPAHVTTGSALVASKKPGAAAVHPTATTSGDNWQPLANFPTLIQDNIADFAGGKLYSGFGFDGANDSSKLYSFDPVSGAWTTLASATDTRESPAHGFIGGKLYVVGGWDTSGNPDPKMEVYDPAANQWSTGPAAPTPYAGSGSAVIGSTLYVVGGCTSTCGTTDVYAFDAGAGTWSKLAAYPESTAWLSCANLAGKLVCAGGTSATAASQSTYSYDPGTGAWTKAASAPAAFWGAAGTGANGKLLVTGGVLAGGLTNQSWAYDPAADAWSALPNSNISAYRFAGALGFYTVGGGQGTLTPPVATTQVLPGYTTGPSTDVPWLSESATTLTLAPGASGTFQVTVDAGDASITQPGAYTASLGLSSDTPYPLTAVPVTMTVKPPTTWGKITGSVTYTDASGAAVPLAGATVQIDTWATHYTLHTDINGDYSLWLDYRNNPLTVIAAKDGYQPQVKTVTIKKGATSTAKFVLLKD